From one Marinobacter sp. LV10MA510-1 genomic stretch:
- a CDS encoding SDR family oxidoreductase has protein sequence MHVLVVHDYGPLGRVLLEQLRATSLQVSPLLVSNTASVDLAALESWIPADTDLIVNALWLADPEAAQEHPDDVKRAALSLPLALGEFARGRNIAMLQLSTCYIFDGRKQTAYIASNPGQPVNQLGVWQWECEQGLRGLLTRHIILRTGWSLGRFIRKVQASTAAGTRLSLPGRCVGQPLAVTDLARVMRAIIQQLDCGAEVWGTYQYAGSEGISLYELGLAIAGLPGIPEDLHLVDEVSGWGQLEPVNTRLVCTKIRNTFGIKQVPWRVGLTDELTLLKGPDPGKPASS, from the coding sequence GTGCATGTTCTGGTAGTTCACGATTACGGTCCCTTGGGTAGAGTATTGCTGGAGCAGCTGCGCGCCACGTCTTTACAGGTTAGCCCTTTGCTGGTGAGTAACACGGCCAGCGTGGATCTGGCGGCCCTGGAAAGCTGGATTCCGGCGGACACAGACCTGATTGTCAATGCGCTGTGGCTGGCCGATCCGGAAGCCGCCCAGGAACACCCTGATGACGTCAAGCGTGCGGCTTTGTCGCTGCCTCTGGCGTTAGGCGAGTTTGCCCGCGGTCGCAATATCGCGATGCTGCAATTGTCCACCTGCTATATTTTTGATGGCCGCAAACAGACGGCTTACATTGCCTCGAACCCCGGGCAGCCGGTAAATCAGCTGGGTGTCTGGCAGTGGGAGTGCGAGCAGGGCCTGCGTGGTTTGTTAACCCGCCACATTATTTTGCGAACAGGATGGAGCCTTGGGCGCTTTATACGCAAGGTTCAGGCCAGCACAGCCGCCGGCACGCGCTTGTCGTTGCCCGGCCGCTGCGTTGGCCAGCCGTTGGCTGTAACAGATTTGGCGCGGGTTATGCGCGCTATTATTCAGCAGCTCGATTGCGGGGCTGAAGTGTGGGGCACCTATCAGTACGCCGGTTCTGAGGGTATTAGCTTGTATGAACTGGGCTTGGCCATCGCCGGCTTGCCGGGTATTCCCGAGGATTTGCATCTGGTGGATGAAGTAAGCGGATGGGGTCAGTTGGAGCCGGTGAACACACGTTTGGTGTGTACAAAAATCCGTAACACCTTTGGTATCAAACAGGTCCCGTGGCGCGTGGGGCTGACAGATGAGCTGACTCTGTTAAAAGGGCCAGACCCGGGCAAGCCAGCCAGCTCATAA
- the fnr gene encoding fumarate/nitrate reduction transcriptional regulator Fnr, with protein MNQAIRLHQVASSLKATCNKCSLSNLCLPLAVEENDLERFEDIVLQGKIFNRGEHIFDQSTPFKSCFAVRSGSVKTSIITEGGDEQVTGFFMPGELIGLDSMATDNYACTAKALERTSVCEFPIEKLEQLTRKLPELQHHMYHLMSQEIQNSHQLAMLLSKNTAEERIAALLLSLSSRFQRRRMSPTNFSLPMARNDIANFLGLAVETVSRVFTRFQNQGIIKARGREVELLDVEALQLVTRDFARQGCR; from the coding sequence ATGAACCAAGCAATTCGACTCCACCAGGTTGCGTCATCGCTCAAGGCTACATGTAACAAGTGTAGCCTGAGTAATCTTTGCCTGCCTCTTGCAGTGGAAGAGAATGACTTGGAGCGCTTTGAAGACATTGTTCTGCAGGGCAAAATCTTCAATCGGGGTGAACATATTTTTGACCAAAGCACGCCTTTTAAGTCGTGCTTTGCGGTGCGTAGCGGGTCGGTAAAAACCTCGATTATTACCGAAGGCGGCGATGAGCAGGTTACCGGTTTTTTCATGCCTGGCGAGCTGATCGGGCTCGACAGCATGGCAACCGACAACTACGCCTGCACCGCCAAAGCGCTTGAGCGCACCAGCGTATGCGAATTTCCAATAGAAAAACTGGAACAGCTTACGCGCAAGTTGCCTGAGCTTCAGCACCACATGTACCACCTGATGAGCCAGGAGATACAAAACAGTCACCAACTGGCTATGTTGCTGAGCAAGAACACCGCGGAGGAGCGAATTGCCGCTCTGTTGTTGTCGCTGTCCAGCCGCTTTCAGCGCAGGCGCATGTCGCCCACGAATTTCAGCCTGCCGATGGCGCGCAACGATATCGCAAACTTTTTGGGACTGGCGGTAGAAACGGTTAGCCGGGTATTCACCCGCTTCCAGAATCAGGGCATCATCAAAGCTCGTGGCCGTGAAGTCGAACTGCTTGACGTGGAAGCCCTACAACTGGTCACCCGCGATTTTGCCCGCCAAGGCTGTCGCTAA
- the fabB gene encoding beta-ketoacyl-ACP synthase I: protein MRRVVVTGMGIISCLGNSLDEVTNSLKTGKSGIRFSETYKELGFRSQICGAPDVDTSVIDRKVRRFMADSAMYSYLSMQQAIAQAGLTDDMVSNDRTGLIAGSGGASCSSQAEAVDILRAKGVKRIGPYMVPRIMASTVSACLATAFKIRGVNYSISSACATSAHCIGQAMEQIQMGKQDIVFAGGGEEEDWSLTMMFDAMGALSTKYNDAPETASRPFDNKRDGFVIAGGGGMLVLEELEHARKRGANIIAELTGYGATSDGYDMVAPSGEGAQRCMKQAMATMHGKVDYINAHGTSTPVGDLAEMGAVRTTFGDNIPPISSTKSLSGHSLGAAGVQEAIYSLLMMQNGFIAGTANLHEVDAAIADLPIVGPAGQKATLNAVMSNSFGFGGTNASLIFERL from the coding sequence ATGAGACGTGTCGTCGTCACCGGAATGGGAATTATTTCCTGCCTGGGCAATAGCCTGGACGAAGTTACCAACAGTCTGAAAACTGGAAAATCCGGCATCCGCTTCAGTGAAACCTATAAAGAACTGGGGTTCCGCAGCCAGATTTGCGGCGCACCGGATGTCGACACCTCGGTAATTGACCGAAAAGTACGTCGTTTTATGGCTGACTCGGCCATGTACAGCTACTTGTCGATGCAGCAGGCCATTGCCCAGGCCGGCTTGACCGACGACATGGTGTCAAACGATCGCACCGGGCTGATTGCAGGCTCGGGCGGCGCGTCTTGCTCAAGCCAGGCGGAAGCCGTTGATATTCTGCGTGCAAAAGGCGTGAAGCGCATTGGGCCTTATATGGTACCGCGCATTATGGCCAGCACTGTTTCTGCGTGCCTGGCGACCGCCTTCAAGATTCGCGGCGTGAACTATTCCATATCGTCGGCCTGCGCCACCAGCGCACACTGTATTGGCCAGGCAATGGAGCAAATCCAGATGGGCAAGCAAGACATTGTGTTTGCCGGCGGCGGTGAAGAAGAAGACTGGAGCCTGACCATGATGTTTGATGCCATGGGCGCCCTGTCTACCAAATACAACGATGCACCGGAAACCGCGTCACGGCCGTTTGATAACAAACGTGACGGTTTTGTGATTGCCGGTGGCGGCGGTATGCTGGTACTGGAAGAACTGGAGCACGCCCGCAAGCGCGGCGCCAACATTATTGCCGAGCTGACTGGTTACGGTGCTACTTCAGACGGTTACGACATGGTTGCACCATCCGGTGAGGGTGCCCAGCGCTGCATGAAGCAGGCCATGGCGACCATGCATGGCAAAGTTGACTACATCAACGCCCACGGCACCAGCACTCCGGTTGGCGATCTTGCGGAAATGGGCGCGGTTCGCACGACCTTCGGCGACAACATACCGCCTATCTCTTCCACCAAATCGCTATCTGGACATTCATTGGGTGCGGCCGGTGTGCAGGAAGCTATCTACTCGCTGCTGATGATGCAAAACGGCTTTATCGCCGGAACCGCCAACCTGCATGAGGTGGATGCGGCCATTGCTGATCTGCCCATTGTGGGCCCAGCGGGGCAAAAAGCCACCCTCAACGCTGTAATGTCCAACAGCTTTGGCTTCGGCGGCACCAATGCATCGCTGATATTTGAGCGTCTGTAG
- the ylqF gene encoding ribosome biogenesis GTPase YlqF, with protein MAINWFPGHMHKARKEIKEVMPKMDLIIEVVDARIPFSSENPLVPELRGDTPLIKVLNKRDLADPDVTGQWQSWLERERGVKTITLTHNQRGEALDILTLAEQLTPNHDRQKSALRVMILGIPNVGKSTLINTLAGRPAAKTGNEPAVTRAQQAIKLPNNILLYDTPGFLWPKLSPAACGYRLAVTGAIRSAVLDFEDVALFAAEYLLAHYPDFLTSRYGLDPLPVDGLAAMDAIAARRRFFGRGGIPDLHKVSEVLLNEFRAGTLGRISLETPRLIQHETEIALAEAEVQAALDAEKVIADAKKKAKTRRNRKR; from the coding sequence ATGGCGATTAACTGGTTTCCAGGGCACATGCACAAAGCCCGCAAGGAGATCAAAGAAGTCATGCCGAAGATGGACCTGATCATCGAGGTGGTGGACGCCCGCATTCCTTTCAGCAGCGAAAACCCGCTGGTGCCTGAACTGCGCGGTGATACGCCGTTGATCAAAGTGCTTAACAAACGCGACCTGGCCGACCCCGATGTGACAGGGCAGTGGCAAAGCTGGCTAGAACGGGAGCGTGGTGTAAAAACCATTACCCTGACCCACAACCAGCGCGGCGAAGCACTGGACATTCTTACCTTGGCAGAACAGCTAACGCCGAATCACGATCGCCAGAAAAGCGCGCTGCGGGTAATGATTCTGGGCATTCCTAACGTCGGCAAATCGACCTTGATTAATACCCTGGCCGGACGACCTGCCGCAAAAACCGGCAACGAGCCGGCCGTCACCCGAGCTCAGCAAGCGATCAAACTGCCGAACAACATTTTGCTCTACGACACCCCCGGCTTTTTGTGGCCCAAGCTTTCACCGGCGGCCTGTGGCTATCGCCTGGCGGTTACCGGCGCTATTCGCAGCGCCGTACTGGATTTTGAAGACGTTGCACTGTTTGCCGCCGAGTATTTGCTGGCTCATTACCCGGATTTCCTGACCAGCCGTTACGGGCTGGACCCGCTGCCGGTTGACGGCTTAGCTGCAATGGACGCCATTGCAGCCAGGCGCCGTTTTTTTGGGCGCGGCGGCATACCGGACTTACACAAAGTGTCGGAGGTGTTGCTGAACGAATTCCGCGCTGGCACTCTGGGGCGCATTTCACTGGAAACACCGCGCTTGATCCAGCACGAAACCGAAATTGCTCTGGCTGAAGCCGAAGTTCAAGCTGCACTGGACGCAGAAAAAGTTATCGCAGACGCTAAGAAGAAAGCGAAAACTCGACGCAACCGCAAACGTTAG
- a CDS encoding Spy/CpxP family protein refolding chaperone has protein sequence MKLLKALGTALIAVSLSAPALAQQADGQPDRIDQLAQMVGLNDEQQEQIRSVFDELQGQIVDLRQQAQTLQQQLQAEVKADFSEDAIREQAEELGDVTGEMAALSTLMQAKVESIFTDEQRNELKMQMQKMQQMQQQQMQQGGQ, from the coding sequence ATGAAATTGTTAAAAGCACTGGGAACAGCACTGATTGCGGTAAGTCTGTCGGCGCCGGCATTGGCACAACAGGCGGATGGCCAGCCCGACCGTATAGATCAGCTGGCGCAAATGGTTGGCTTGAACGACGAGCAACAAGAACAGATCCGCAGCGTGTTTGACGAATTGCAGGGTCAGATTGTCGATCTTCGCCAACAGGCGCAAACCCTGCAGCAGCAGTTGCAAGCCGAGGTAAAAGCAGATTTCAGCGAAGATGCTATCCGCGAACAGGCGGAAGAGCTGGGTGATGTGACCGGTGAGATGGCGGCACTGTCTACTCTCATGCAGGCGAAGGTAGAGAGTATTTTTACAGATGAGCAGCGCAACGAGCTAAAAATGCAAATGCAGAAAATGCAGCAGATGCAACAACAGCAAATGCAGCAGGGCGGCCAGTAG
- the lipA gene encoding lipoyl synthase — MTANTKPRVASGAKFRSEHGFAAIKDGVKQSRNVSNEGVSNDPKPKWLRARMPGGERYEAVKQNVKSHKVVTVCQESHCPNIGECWANGTATIMVMGSVCTRACKFCAVDTGNPNGWLDKDEPENTAKSVELMGLQYIVLTSVDRDDLPDGGASHYAACVSAIKHRTPDVRVEALTPDFDAVMQHVEQVVDSGLDVFAQNVETVRRLTHPVRDPRAGYEKTLSVLKHAKQYRPDVLTKTSLMLGLGETDEEIQQTMDDLLAVGVDILTLGQYLRPTPNHLPVMRYVTPDEFNRYREIGLAKGFMEVPSGPLVRSSYRADRVFDKNNLGLAVPAVPSPAETAPANPEPVNAMQIPVRSVS, encoded by the coding sequence AGGCGTCAGCAACGACCCAAAACCCAAGTGGTTGCGCGCACGTATGCCCGGTGGTGAGCGCTACGAGGCGGTCAAACAGAATGTGAAAAGCCACAAGGTTGTCACCGTGTGCCAGGAATCCCACTGCCCCAATATTGGTGAGTGCTGGGCCAACGGCACTGCAACGATTATGGTAATGGGTTCGGTATGTACACGTGCCTGCAAATTCTGCGCGGTAGACACCGGCAACCCCAACGGCTGGCTAGATAAAGACGAACCCGAGAATACGGCAAAATCGGTAGAACTGATGGGCTTACAATACATTGTGCTGACATCGGTTGACCGCGACGATCTGCCAGACGGCGGTGCCAGTCATTACGCGGCCTGCGTGTCGGCCATCAAGCACCGCACGCCGGATGTTAGAGTGGAAGCACTCACGCCAGACTTCGATGCGGTTATGCAGCACGTAGAGCAGGTTGTGGATTCGGGGCTGGATGTATTCGCCCAGAACGTAGAAACCGTTCGCCGCCTGACTCATCCGGTACGCGACCCACGGGCCGGCTACGAAAAAACCCTAAGCGTACTGAAGCATGCCAAGCAGTACCGACCAGACGTACTGACAAAAACCAGCTTAATGCTAGGTCTGGGTGAGACCGACGAAGAAATTCAGCAAACCATGGACGACCTGCTGGCGGTGGGCGTGGATATTCTAACGCTGGGCCAGTACCTGCGCCCTACTCCAAACCATTTGCCGGTGATGCGTTACGTCACCCCGGACGAATTCAACCGCTACCGGGAAATTGGCTTGGCCAAGGGCTTTATGGAAGTGCCATCAGGCCCCTTGGTGCGATCGAGCTACCGTGCAGACCGGGTGTTTGACAAGAACAACCTTGGATTAGCGGTGCCGGCGGTTCCTTCACCAGCAGAAACTGCACCGGCGAACCCGGAGCCAGTCAACGCCATGCAGATACCGGTCAGATCCGTAAGCTGA